A genomic window from Vitis riparia cultivar Riparia Gloire de Montpellier isolate 1030 chromosome 18, EGFV_Vit.rip_1.0, whole genome shotgun sequence includes:
- the LOC117907742 gene encoding dihydrolipoyllysine-residue acetyltransferase component 5 of pyruvate dehydrogenase complex, chloroplastic — MSQLLHLGTSFVPSSSTALRRNPTSSPAIHISGNKRTTIQAKIREIFMPALSSTMTEGKIVSWVKSEGDKLSKGESVVVVESDKADMDVETFYDGYLAAIMVEEGGVAAVGSAIALLAETEDEIAEARSKANTSPSSSSPSPAAAAAPEKAVGAPEKAAPVKAAATVTVAKMASSAHPASEGGKRIVASPYAKKLAKELNVDLGNVIGSGPMGRIVAKDVEAAAAAGVSVAAEDPKPSPSSAPVKVPASTGIELGTVVPFTTMQGAVSRNMVDSLTVPTFRVGYTISTDALDALYKKIKSKGVTMTALLAKATALALVKHPVVNSSCRDGKSFTYNSSINIAVAVAIDGGLITPVLQDADKVDIYSLSRKWKELVDKARAKQLQPHEYNTGTFTLSNLGMFGVDRFDAILPPGTGAIMAVGASEPTVVATKDGRIGMKNQMQVNVTADHRVIYGADLASFLQTLAKIIEDPKDLTF; from the exons ATGTCTCAACTTCTCCACCTCGGCACCTCCTTCGTTCCCTCCTCCTCCACCGCCCTCCGCCGCAACCCTACGTCCTCTCCGGCGATCCACATTTCTGGCAACAAACGGACCACCATTCAGGCTAAGATCCGGGAGATCTTCATGCCGGCGCTCAGCTCCACCATGACCGAAGGGAAGATCGTGTCCTGGGTCAAGTCCGAAGGCGACAAGCTCTCCAAGGGCGAGAGCGTCGTCGTGGTTGAGTCTGACAAGGCCGACATGGACGTCGAGACCTTCTACGACGGCTACTTGGCGGCAATTATGGTGGAGGAGGGTGGCGTCGCCGCCGTCGGCTCCGCCATCGCTCTGCTCGCCGAGACCGAGGATGAGATCGCGGAAGCCAGGTCCAAGGCCAATACTTCGCCGTCTTCGTCTTCTCCGTCGCCTGCGGCGGCGGCGGCTCCAGAGAAGGCCGTGGGGGCTCCGGAGAAGGCCGCTCCAGTGAAGGCTGCGGCGACGGTGACTGTGGCGAAGATGGCGTCTTCGGCACATCCTGCGTCAGAGGGAGGGAAGAGGATTGTGGCGTCGCCGTATGCGAAGAAGCTCGCGAAGGAGTTGAATGTGGATTTGGGGAATGTGATCGGGAGTGGTCCAATGGGGAGAATTGTGGCCAAGGATGTCGAAGCTGCAGCTGCTGCTGGAGTGAGTGTTGCAGCGGAGGATCCGAAGCCCAGCCCTAGCTCGGCTCCGGTTAAAGTCCCGGCGAGCACGGGGATTGAGTTGGGGACGGTGGTGCCGTTTACCACAATGCAAGGCGCAGTTAGTCGGAACATGGTTGATAGTCTTACTGTGCCAACTTTTAGAGTTGGGTACACCATAAGTACTGATGCTCTTGATGCCCTCTACAAGAAG ATTAAGTCAAAGGGTGTGACGATGACAGCATTACTTGCAAAGGCAACAGCACTTGCTTTGGTTAAACATCCTGTTGTAAACTCTAGTTGCAGAGATGGTAAGAGCTTTACATATAACAGTAGTATCAATATTGCGGTTGCAGTGGCCATAGATGGTGGGTTGATTACACCAGTGCTTCAGGATGCTGATAAG GTGGACATTTATTCATTGTCAAGAAAGTGGAAGGAGTTGGTTGACAAGGCCCGAGCAAAGCAGCTGCAACCTCATGAATACAATACAG GTACTTTCACTCTTTCAAACCTTGGAATGTTTGGTGTGGATCGGTTTGATGCAATTCTGCCACCTGGAACT GGAGCAATCATGGCGGTTGGAGCATCAGAACCAACCGTTGTTGCCACCAAGGATGGTCGGATTGGCATGAAGAACCAGATGCAG GTGAATGTTACAGCAGATCATCGGGTAATATATGGTGCTGATCTGGCTTCTTTCTTGCAAACCTTGGCCAAGATTATAGAAGACCCCAAAGATCTTACTTTCTAG